One Streptomyces fagopyri DNA window includes the following coding sequences:
- the desA gene encoding lysine decarboxylase DesA encodes MRSHLLNDTTAERYRRSVTEGIERVAAKLATTERPFTGVTVDALAPRIERIDLDRPLHDTSAVLDELEEVYLRDAIYFHHPRYLAHLNCPVVIPAVLGEAVLSAVNSSLDTWDQSAGGTLIERRLIDWTNERIGLGPAADGVFTSGGSQSNLQALLLAREEAKTDDLARLRVFASDVSHFSVKKSAKLLGLGADSVVSIPVDHDKRMQTLALARELERCRNEGLVPMAVVATAGTTDFGSIDPLPEIAELCARYGTWMHVDAAYGCGLLASLKNRDRIDGIERADSVTVDYHKSFFQPVSSSAVLVRDAATLRHATYHAEYLNPRRMVEERIPNQVDKSLQTTRRFDALKLWMTLRVMGADGIGELFDEVCDLAREGWRLLATDPRYDVVVEPSLSTLVFRFIPAAVTDPAEIDRANLYARKALFASGDAVVAGTKVGGRHYLKFTLLNPETTADDIAAVLDLIAGHAEQYLGESLDRAS; translated from the coding sequence ATGCGCTCGCACCTGCTCAATGACACGACCGCGGAGCGGTATCGCCGTTCCGTGACCGAAGGAATCGAGCGGGTGGCGGCCAAACTCGCCACCACCGAGCGTCCGTTCACGGGAGTCACGGTCGACGCCCTCGCGCCCCGCATCGAACGCATCGACCTGGACCGCCCGCTGCACGACACCAGCGCGGTCCTCGACGAACTGGAGGAGGTCTACCTCCGGGACGCGATCTACTTCCACCACCCGCGCTACCTCGCACACCTCAACTGCCCGGTCGTCATACCGGCCGTGCTCGGCGAAGCCGTGCTGTCCGCCGTCAACTCCTCCCTGGACACCTGGGACCAGTCGGCCGGCGGCACCCTCATCGAGCGCAGGCTCATCGACTGGACCAACGAGCGCATCGGCCTCGGACCCGCCGCCGACGGCGTGTTCACCAGCGGCGGCAGCCAGTCCAACCTGCAGGCGCTGCTGCTGGCCCGCGAGGAGGCCAAGACCGACGACCTCGCCCGACTGCGCGTGTTCGCCTCCGACGTCAGCCACTTCAGCGTCAAGAAGTCGGCGAAACTCCTCGGCCTCGGCGCCGACTCCGTCGTGTCGATCCCCGTCGACCACGACAAGCGCATGCAGACGCTCGCGCTCGCCCGCGAACTGGAGCGCTGCCGGAACGAGGGCCTGGTCCCGATGGCGGTCGTCGCGACCGCGGGCACCACCGACTTCGGCTCCATCGACCCGCTGCCCGAGATCGCCGAACTGTGCGCCCGGTACGGGACCTGGATGCACGTCGACGCGGCCTACGGCTGCGGACTGCTCGCCTCCCTGAAGAACCGCGACCGCATCGACGGCATCGAGCGCGCCGACTCCGTCACCGTCGACTATCACAAGTCCTTCTTCCAGCCGGTGAGTTCGTCCGCCGTACTGGTGCGCGACGCCGCGACCCTGCGCCACGCCACCTACCACGCGGAGTATCTGAATCCGCGTCGCATGGTCGAGGAGCGCATCCCCAACCAGGTCGACAAGTCCCTGCAGACCACCCGCCGCTTCGACGCGCTCAAGCTGTGGATGACGCTGCGGGTGATGGGCGCCGACGGTATCGGCGAACTCTTCGACGAGGTCTGCGACCTGGCGCGGGAGGGCTGGCGGCTGCTGGCCACGGACCCGCGCTACGACGTGGTGGTCGAGCCCTCGCTGTCCACCCTGGTCTTCCGGTTCATCCCGGCCGCGGTCACCGACCCGGCGGAGATCGACCGCGCCAACCTGTATGCCCGCAAAGCCCTGTTCGCCTCCGGTGACGCCGTCGTGGCGGGCACCAAGGTCGGCGGACGCCATTACCTGAAGTTCACCCTGCTCAATCCCGAGACGACGGCCGACGACATCGCCGCCGTCCTCGATCTGATCGCCGGCCACGCCGAGCAGTACCTGGGAGAGTCCCTTGACCGCGCTTCCTGA
- a CDS encoding siderophore-interacting protein, giving the protein MTTAVAAPFRFFSLQVVRTRRLGPSLVRVSFAGPDLDAFASDGRDQSLSLFLPHPGQAEPAVPFERGDGWWEGWRELPEDVRAVMRSYTLRALRRDARGRTTGIDIDFVLHGVEPGAEVPAGPASRWASRAAAGDRVVLLGPAVEDNRAIRFRPPADADLIVLWADETALPAASAILESLPAGSRVRAWLEVQHGEDVQDLSLAADAEITWLVRDSGSPMAADAVRAARMPSAERPYAWIAGESGCVKEMRRHLVRERGIDRRRVTFVGYWRRGLTEEQLREEE; this is encoded by the coding sequence ATGACGACGGCCGTGGCCGCCCCGTTCCGTTTCTTCTCCCTCCAGGTCGTACGGACGAGGCGGCTCGGCCCGTCGCTGGTCCGGGTCTCCTTCGCGGGCCCCGACCTGGACGCCTTCGCCTCCGACGGCCGGGACCAGAGCCTCTCGCTCTTCCTGCCGCACCCCGGCCAGGCCGAACCGGCCGTCCCCTTCGAAAGGGGCGACGGATGGTGGGAGGGCTGGCGCGAACTCCCCGAGGACGTGCGGGCGGTGATGCGCTCGTACACGCTGCGGGCGCTGCGCCGCGACGCCCGGGGCCGTACGACCGGGATCGACATCGACTTCGTGCTGCACGGGGTCGAGCCCGGCGCCGAGGTCCCGGCCGGTCCGGCGTCCCGGTGGGCCTCCCGGGCGGCGGCGGGTGACCGCGTCGTCCTGCTCGGCCCGGCCGTCGAGGACAACCGGGCGATCCGCTTCCGGCCGCCGGCCGACGCCGATCTGATCGTGCTGTGGGCGGACGAGACCGCGCTGCCGGCCGCGTCCGCCATCCTGGAGTCGCTGCCGGCCGGCAGCCGGGTCCGGGCCTGGCTGGAGGTCCAGCACGGCGAGGACGTCCAGGACCTGTCCCTCGCCGCCGACGCGGAGATCACCTGGCTCGTGCGCGACAGCGGCTCCCCCATGGCCGCCGACGCGGTACGGGCCGCCCGGATGCCGTCCGCCGAGCGGCCGTACGCCTGGATCGCGGGCGAGTCCGGGTGCGTCAAGGAGATGCGCCGTCACCTCGTGCGCGAGCGCGGGATCGACCGCAGGCGCGTCACCTTCGTGGGCTACTGGCGACGCGGGCTGACGGAGGAACAGCTGCGCGAGGAGGAGTAG
- a CDS encoding ABC transporter substrate-binding protein — MSNARATHLSRRGILAAGGALGLGAVLAACGDDDAKSGGSDSTKAADAKSKSGPWTFKDDRGTTVKLDRTPANIVAFTGVAAALFDYGIEVKGVFGPTTTKDGKADVQAGDMDVTKLTVLGNEWGQFNIEKYAALAPDVLISTMFDAAGTLWYVPEESKDKILKLAPSVGVSVYDRQMPQSLERMYALAESLGADTESAAIAEAKKKFETAAERLRKAAKARPEIKVLAGSASQDIFYVSGSNLSIDLEYFKALGVNIVEPSAKALKASGGWFENLSWENVDKYPADIIIMDDRTATIQPADITEATWKKLPAVKAGQVIARTPEAILSYDKCTPIIERLAEAIEKAKKVA, encoded by the coding sequence ATGTCCAACGCCCGTGCCACCCACCTCTCCCGCCGCGGCATTCTCGCCGCCGGCGGCGCCCTCGGCCTCGGTGCCGTCCTCGCCGCCTGTGGTGACGACGACGCGAAAAGCGGTGGCTCGGACTCGACGAAGGCCGCCGACGCCAAGTCCAAGTCCGGCCCCTGGACGTTCAAGGACGACCGCGGCACCACCGTGAAGCTCGACCGGACACCGGCGAACATCGTCGCCTTCACCGGTGTCGCCGCCGCCCTGTTCGACTACGGCATCGAGGTCAAGGGCGTCTTCGGCCCGACCACGACCAAGGACGGCAAGGCCGATGTCCAGGCCGGCGACATGGACGTCACCAAGCTGACCGTGCTCGGCAACGAGTGGGGCCAGTTCAACATCGAGAAGTACGCGGCCCTCGCGCCCGACGTGCTGATCTCCACGATGTTCGACGCCGCGGGCACCCTCTGGTACGTCCCCGAGGAGTCGAAGGACAAGATCCTCAAGCTCGCGCCGAGCGTCGGAGTCTCCGTCTACGACCGCCAGATGCCGCAGTCCCTGGAGCGCATGTACGCGCTGGCCGAGTCGCTCGGCGCGGACACCGAGTCCGCCGCGATCGCCGAGGCGAAGAAGAAGTTCGAGACGGCCGCCGAGCGCCTGCGCAAGGCCGCCAAGGCCCGCCCGGAGATCAAGGTCCTGGCCGGCTCCGCGAGCCAGGACATCTTCTACGTCTCCGGCTCCAACCTCTCCATCGACCTGGAGTACTTCAAGGCGCTCGGCGTGAACATCGTCGAGCCCTCGGCCAAGGCCCTGAAGGCAAGCGGCGGCTGGTTCGAGAACCTGAGCTGGGAGAACGTCGACAAGTACCCGGCCGACATCATCATCATGGACGACCGCACCGCGACCATCCAGCCGGCCGACATCACCGAGGCCACCTGGAAGAAGCTGCCCGCCGTCAAGGCCGGCCAGGTCATCGCCCGCACGCCCGAGGCGATCCTGTCGTACGACAAGTGCACCCCGATCATCGAGCGCCTCGCCGAGGCCATCGAGAAGGCCAAGAAGGTCGCCTGA
- a CDS encoding acyl-CoA dehydrogenase family protein, whose amino-acid sequence MDHRLSPELEELRRTVEEFAHDVVAPKIGDFYERHEFPYEIVREMGRMGLFGLPFPEEYGGMGGDYLALGVALEELARVDSSVAITLEAGVSLGAMPIHLFGTAEQKAEWLPRLCSGEILGAFGLTEPDGGSDAGATRTTARLDPDTDEWVINGSKCFITNSGTDITGLVTVTAVTGRKPDGKPLISAIIVPSGTPGFTVAAPYSKVGWNASDTRELSFADVRVPAANLLGEEGRGYAQFLRILDEGRVAISALATGLAQGCVDESVKYAKERHAFGRNIGAYQAIQFKIADMETRAHMARVGWRDAASRLVAGEPFKKEAAIAKLYSSTVAVDNARDATQIHGGYGFMNEYPVARMWRDSKILEIGEGTSEVQRMLIARELGLTG is encoded by the coding sequence CTGGACCACCGCCTCTCCCCCGAACTCGAGGAACTGCGCCGTACCGTCGAGGAGTTCGCGCACGACGTGGTGGCACCGAAGATCGGTGACTTCTACGAGCGGCACGAGTTCCCGTACGAGATCGTGCGAGAGATGGGCCGCATGGGCCTGTTCGGCCTGCCCTTCCCCGAGGAGTACGGCGGCATGGGCGGCGACTACCTCGCGCTCGGCGTCGCCCTGGAGGAACTCGCGCGCGTGGACTCCTCGGTGGCCATCACCCTGGAGGCCGGCGTCTCGCTCGGCGCGATGCCCATCCACCTCTTCGGCACCGCCGAGCAGAAGGCCGAGTGGCTCCCCCGTCTGTGCTCGGGCGAGATCCTGGGCGCCTTCGGTCTGACCGAGCCGGACGGCGGCTCGGACGCGGGCGCGACCCGGACGACGGCCCGGCTCGACCCGGACACGGACGAGTGGGTGATCAACGGCAGCAAGTGCTTCATCACCAACTCGGGCACGGACATCACGGGCCTGGTGACGGTCACCGCGGTCACCGGCCGCAAGCCCGACGGCAAGCCGCTGATCTCCGCGATCATCGTCCCCTCCGGCACCCCCGGCTTCACGGTCGCGGCGCCCTACTCGAAGGTCGGCTGGAACGCCTCGGACACCCGTGAGCTGTCCTTCGCCGACGTCCGCGTCCCGGCCGCGAACCTGCTGGGCGAGGAGGGCCGCGGGTACGCGCAGTTCCTGCGCATCCTGGACGAGGGCCGTGTCGCCATCTCGGCCCTGGCCACGGGACTGGCCCAGGGCTGTGTGGACGAGTCCGTGAAGTACGCCAAGGAGCGGCACGCGTTCGGCCGGAACATCGGCGCGTACCAGGCCATCCAGTTCAAGATCGCGGACATGGAGACGAGGGCCCACATGGCCCGCGTGGGCTGGCGCGACGCCGCCTCGCGACTGGTCGCCGGCGAGCCCTTCAAGAAGGAGGCGGCGATCGCGAAGCTCTACTCCTCCACGGTCGCCGTGGACAACGCCCGCGACGCCACCCAGATCCACGGCGGCTACGGCTTCATGAACGAGTACCCGGTGGCCCGCATGTGGCGCGACTCCAAGATCCTGGAGATCGGCGAGGGCACGAGCGAGGTGCAGCGGATGCTGATCGCGCGGGAGTTGGGCCTCACGGGCTGA
- a CDS encoding hydroxymethylglutaryl-CoA lyase has translation MSTPELGLPMVVPAQGLPARVRIHEVGARDGLQNEKATVPTEVKAEFIRRLAGAGLTTIEATSFVHPRWVPQLADSEQLFPLVSDLGGDGGAPGVRLPVLVPNERGLDRALALGARHVAVFASATESFAKANLNRTVDESLAMFEPVVSRARADRAHVRGYVSMCFGDPWEGAVPVHQVVRVCKALLDMGCDELSLGDTIGVATPGHVQNLLAELNEEGVPTDVLGVHFHDTYGQALANTLASLQHGVTTVDASAGGLGGCPYAKSATGNLATEDLVWMLQGLGVDTGVDLGRLTATSVWMAGQLGRPSPSRTVKALSHQE, from the coding sequence ATGAGCACCCCGGAACTCGGCCTCCCGATGGTCGTACCCGCCCAGGGCCTGCCCGCCCGGGTGCGGATCCACGAGGTCGGCGCGCGCGACGGACTGCAGAACGAGAAGGCCACCGTGCCGACAGAGGTCAAGGCCGAGTTCATCCGGCGCCTCGCCGGCGCGGGCCTGACCACCATCGAGGCCACCAGCTTCGTCCACCCCAGGTGGGTTCCCCAACTGGCGGACTCGGAGCAGCTGTTCCCCCTGGTCAGCGACCTCGGGGGGGACGGCGGCGCGCCGGGTGTGCGGCTCCCGGTCCTCGTGCCGAACGAACGCGGTCTCGACCGGGCCCTCGCCCTCGGCGCCCGCCATGTCGCCGTCTTCGCCAGCGCGACGGAGTCCTTCGCGAAGGCCAACCTCAACCGGACCGTGGACGAGTCGCTGGCCATGTTCGAGCCGGTGGTGTCCCGGGCCAGGGCGGACCGGGCGCACGTCCGCGGCTACGTCTCGATGTGCTTCGGCGATCCCTGGGAGGGCGCCGTCCCCGTCCACCAGGTCGTACGGGTGTGCAAGGCCCTGCTCGACATGGGCTGCGACGAGCTGAGCCTGGGCGACACGATCGGCGTGGCGACGCCGGGCCACGTCCAGAACCTGCTGGCCGAGCTGAACGAGGAGGGCGTGCCGACCGACGTGCTCGGTGTGCACTTCCACGACACCTACGGCCAGGCGCTCGCCAACACCCTGGCGAGCCTGCAGCACGGGGTGACGACCGTCGACGCGTCCGCGGGCGGCCTCGGCGGCTGCCCCTACGCGAAGTCCGCGACCGGCAACCTCGCCACCGAAGATCTCGTATGGATGCTCCAGGGCCTCGGTGTCGACACCGGGGTCGACCTCGGCCGCCTCACCGCCACCAGCGTGTGGATGGCCGGACAACTGGGCCGACCCAGTCCGTCCCGCACCGTCAAAGCCCTCTCCCACCAGGAGTGA
- a CDS encoding acetyl-CoA carboxylase biotin carboxylase subunit, with translation MFDTVLVANRGEIAVRVIRTLRSLGVRSVAVFSDADADARHVREADTAVRIGPAPAAESYLSVAALLEAAARTGARAVHPGYGFLAENASFARACAEAGLVFIGPPADAIALMGDKIRAKETVRAAGVPVVPGSSGSGLTDAQLADAAREIGMPVLLKPSAGGGGKGMRLVRDAADLADEIAAARREARASFGDDTLLVERWVDRPRHIEIQVLADGHGNVVHLGERECSLQRRHQKIIEEAPSVFLDAATRASMGEAAVQAARSCGYEGAGTVEFIVPGSDPSSYYFMEMNTRLQVEHPVTELVTGIDLVEWQLRVAAGERLPHEQKDITLTGHAVEARVCAEDPSRGFLPSGGTVLSLREPRGDGVRTDSGLSEGTEVGSLYDPMLSKVIAYGPDRATALRKLRAALAETVTLGVQTNAGFLRRLLAHPAVVAGELDTGLVEREADGLVPGDVPEEVYEAAAAVRLDALRPRGAGWSDPFSVPNGWRLGGTPAPVGFHLRVHDPVDHVPRGTHTVTADQVSVTLDGVRHTFHRAGDWLGRDGDAWHVRDHDPVAASLTGAAHSGADSLTAPMPGTVTVVKVAVGDEVTAGQSLLVVEAMKMEHVISAPHAGTVSELDVTPGTTVAMDQILAVITPYEETP, from the coding sequence ATGTTCGACACCGTTCTTGTGGCCAACCGCGGCGAGATCGCCGTCCGGGTCATCCGCACCCTGCGGTCCCTGGGCGTCCGCTCGGTCGCCGTCTTCTCCGACGCGGACGCCGACGCCCGGCACGTCCGCGAGGCGGACACGGCGGTACGGATCGGCCCGGCGCCGGCCGCCGAGAGCTATCTGTCGGTGGCCGCCCTCCTGGAGGCGGCGGCGCGGACCGGGGCGCGGGCCGTGCACCCGGGGTACGGGTTCCTCGCGGAGAACGCCTCGTTCGCGCGTGCCTGTGCCGAGGCCGGCCTCGTCTTCATCGGTCCGCCCGCCGACGCGATCGCGCTCATGGGCGACAAGATCCGCGCCAAGGAGACGGTCCGGGCGGCGGGCGTTCCCGTCGTCCCGGGCTCGTCCGGCAGCGGTCTCACCGACGCCCAACTGGCCGACGCGGCACGGGAGATCGGCATGCCCGTCCTGCTGAAGCCGAGCGCGGGCGGCGGCGGCAAGGGCATGCGGCTGGTGCGCGACGCCGCGGACCTGGCCGACGAGATCGCCGCCGCCCGGCGCGAGGCCCGCGCCTCCTTCGGCGACGACACCCTCCTCGTCGAGCGCTGGGTCGACCGCCCCCGTCACATCGAGATCCAGGTCCTGGCGGACGGCCACGGGAACGTGGTGCACCTGGGCGAGCGCGAGTGCTCCCTCCAGCGCCGGCACCAGAAGATCATCGAGGAGGCGCCCAGCGTGTTCCTCGACGCCGCGACCCGTGCCTCCATGGGCGAGGCGGCGGTCCAGGCGGCCCGCTCCTGCGGGTACGAGGGTGCGGGCACCGTCGAGTTCATCGTGCCCGGCTCCGACCCGTCCTCGTACTACTTCATGGAGATGAACACCCGCCTCCAGGTGGAGCACCCGGTCACCGAACTGGTCACGGGAATCGACCTGGTGGAGTGGCAGCTCCGGGTCGCCGCGGGCGAGCGGCTGCCCCACGAGCAGAAGGACATCACGCTCACCGGACACGCCGTCGAGGCGCGCGTCTGCGCGGAGGACCCCTCCCGCGGTTTCCTCCCGTCCGGCGGCACGGTGCTCTCCCTGCGCGAGCCGCGGGGCGACGGGGTGCGCACCGACTCGGGGCTGAGCGAGGGCACCGAGGTCGGCAGCCTGTACGACCCGATGCTGTCCAAGGTCATCGCGTACGGCCCGGACCGCGCGACCGCGCTGCGGAAACTGCGCGCGGCCCTCGCGGAGACGGTCACGCTCGGCGTCCAGACCAACGCGGGGTTCCTGCGCCGGCTGCTGGCCCATCCGGCGGTGGTGGCGGGCGAACTCGACACCGGCCTGGTGGAGCGCGAGGCGGACGGTCTGGTCCCCGGTGACGTACCGGAGGAGGTGTACGAGGCGGCGGCCGCCGTACGGCTCGACGCGCTGAGGCCCCGGGGCGCGGGCTGGAGCGACCCGTTCTCGGTGCCGAACGGCTGGCGGCTGGGCGGCACGCCCGCGCCCGTGGGCTTCCACCTGCGGGTGCACGACCCCGTGGACCACGTCCCGCGCGGTACCCACACGGTCACCGCCGACCAGGTCTCGGTGACCCTCGACGGCGTACGCCACACCTTCCACCGGGCCGGCGACTGGCTCGGCCGCGACGGCGACGCCTGGCACGTGCGCGACCACGACCCGGTGGCCGCGTCCCTGACCGGTGCGGCGCACTCCGGCGCCGACTCACTGACCGCGCCCATGCCCGGCACGGTGACCGTCGTCAAGGTCGCCGTCGGGGACGAGGTGACCGCGGGCCAGAGCCTGCTGGTGGTCGAGGCGATGAAGATGGAGCACGTCATCTCCGCCCCGCACGCGGGGACGGTCAGCGAACTGGACGTCACCCCGGGCACGACGGTCGCCATGGATCAGATCCTGGCCGTGATCACCCCGTACGAGGAGACGCCATGA
- a CDS encoding carboxyl transferase domain-containing protein, with the protein MHEAPELTSAADPASEAWRANEAAHHALGEELRAKLAEARLGGGERARQRHTARGKLLPRERVDQLLDPGSPFLELAPLAAHGMYDGQAPAAGVIAGIGRVSGRECVIVANDATVKGGTYYPMTVKKHLRAQEVALENRLPCVYLVDSGGAFLPMQDEVFPDREHFGRIFYNQARMSGAGIPQIAAVLGSCTAGGAYVPAMSDEAVIVRNQGTIFLGGPPLVKAATGEVVTAEELGGGEVHARVSGVTDHLAEDDAHALRIVRNIAATLPARGALPWEVAPASEPKVDPYGIYGAVPVDSRTPYDVREVIARVVDGSRFAEFKAEFGQTLVTGFARIHGHPVGIVANNGILFSESAQKGAHFIELCDQRGIPLVFLQNISGFMVGRQYEAGGIAKHGAKMVTAVACTRVPKLTVVIGGSYGAGNYSMCGRAYSPRFLWMWPGAKISVMGGEQAASVLATVKRDQLEARGESWPAEDEDAFKAPIRAQYEQQGSAYYATARLWDDGVIDPLETRQVLGLALTACANAPLGDPQFGVFRM; encoded by the coding sequence ATGCACGAAGCACCGGAGCTGACGAGCGCGGCCGATCCCGCGTCGGAGGCCTGGCGGGCCAACGAGGCGGCTCATCACGCCCTCGGCGAGGAGCTGCGCGCCAAGCTCGCCGAGGCGCGGCTCGGCGGCGGCGAGCGGGCCAGACAGCGCCACACCGCACGCGGCAAGCTGCTGCCGCGCGAGCGGGTGGACCAGTTGCTGGACCCGGGATCACCGTTCCTCGAACTGGCGCCCCTGGCGGCGCACGGGATGTACGACGGACAGGCACCGGCGGCCGGGGTGATCGCCGGAATCGGCCGGGTCAGCGGCCGCGAGTGCGTGATCGTCGCCAACGACGCCACCGTCAAGGGCGGCACGTACTACCCGATGACGGTCAAGAAGCACCTGCGGGCGCAGGAGGTGGCGCTGGAGAACCGCCTCCCCTGCGTCTATCTCGTGGACTCCGGCGGAGCCTTCCTGCCCATGCAGGACGAGGTGTTCCCCGACCGCGAGCACTTCGGGCGGATCTTCTACAACCAGGCGCGGATGTCCGGAGCGGGCATCCCGCAGATCGCCGCCGTCCTCGGCTCGTGCACGGCCGGCGGCGCGTACGTCCCGGCGATGAGCGACGAGGCCGTGATCGTGCGCAATCAGGGCACGATCTTCCTCGGCGGCCCGCCCCTGGTGAAGGCCGCCACCGGCGAGGTCGTCACGGCCGAGGAGCTGGGCGGCGGCGAGGTCCACGCACGCGTGTCGGGCGTCACGGACCACCTCGCGGAGGACGACGCGCACGCGCTGCGCATCGTCCGGAACATCGCGGCCACCCTCCCCGCGCGCGGGGCCCTGCCCTGGGAGGTCGCACCGGCCTCGGAACCCAAGGTGGACCCGTACGGCATCTACGGCGCCGTGCCGGTCGACTCCCGCACCCCCTACGACGTGCGCGAGGTCATCGCGCGCGTGGTCGACGGTTCGCGCTTCGCCGAGTTCAAGGCGGAGTTCGGGCAGACCCTGGTCACCGGATTCGCCCGCATCCACGGACACCCGGTCGGCATCGTCGCCAACAACGGCATCCTCTTCTCGGAGTCCGCCCAGAAGGGCGCCCACTTCATCGAGCTGTGCGACCAGCGCGGCATCCCGCTGGTCTTCCTGCAGAACATCTCGGGCTTCATGGTCGGCCGCCAGTACGAGGCCGGCGGCATCGCCAAGCACGGCGCCAAGATGGTGACGGCGGTGGCCTGCACCCGTGTGCCGAAGCTGACCGTCGTGATCGGCGGGTCGTACGGCGCGGGCAACTACTCGATGTGCGGCCGGGCGTACTCGCCGCGCTTCCTGTGGATGTGGCCCGGCGCCAAGATCTCCGTGATGGGCGGCGAGCAGGCCGCCTCCGTCCTCGCGACCGTCAAGCGCGACCAGCTGGAGGCGCGCGGGGAGTCCTGGCCCGCCGAGGACGAGGACGCCTTCAAGGCCCCGATCCGCGCCCAGTACGAGCAGCAGGGCAGCGCCTACTACGCGACGGCCCGCCTGTGGGACGACGGCGTGATCGACCCGCTGGAGACCCGGCAGGTGCTGGGCCTCGCCCTGACCGCGTGCGCCAACGCGCCCCTGGGTGATCCCCAGTTCGGCGTCTTCCGGATGTGA
- a CDS encoding SACE_7040 family transcriptional regulator produces the protein MATRTDAPTRREQILKEAARLFAERGFHGVGVDEIGAAVGISGPGLYRHFPGKDAMLAELLVGISGQLLTGGKRRVAEAGGGPQALLDSLIEGHIDFALDDRPLITLHDRELDRLRDSDRKLVRQLQRQYVELWVEVVREVYPALTEPTTRSAVHSVFGLLNSTPHLGRPGVLPGRGVTAALLHRMALGAFEAAAGAE, from the coding sequence ATGGCCACGAGAACCGACGCCCCCACCCGACGCGAGCAGATCCTCAAGGAGGCCGCCCGGCTCTTCGCCGAGCGCGGTTTCCACGGGGTCGGCGTGGACGAGATAGGGGCGGCCGTGGGCATCAGCGGCCCCGGTCTCTACCGGCACTTCCCGGGCAAGGACGCGATGCTCGCCGAGCTGCTGGTCGGCATCAGCGGTCAGCTGCTCACGGGGGGCAAGCGCCGGGTGGCGGAGGCCGGTGGCGGCCCTCAGGCGCTGCTCGACTCGCTCATCGAGGGGCACATCGACTTCGCTCTGGACGACCGGCCCCTGATCACCCTGCACGACCGCGAACTGGACCGCCTGCGGGACAGCGACCGCAAGCTGGTGCGGCAGCTCCAGCGGCAGTACGTCGAGCTGTGGGTGGAGGTCGTGCGGGAGGTGTATCCGGCCCTCACCGAACCCACCACCCGCTCGGCGGTGCACTCGGTGTTCGGCCTGCTGAACTCGACGCCCCACCTGGGGCGGCCCGGGGTGCTGCCGGGGCGCGGGGTGACGGCGGCCCTGCTGCACCGGATGGCCCTGGGGGCGTTCGAGGCGGCGGCCGGGGCGGAGTGA